In Phreatobacter aquaticus, a single genomic region encodes these proteins:
- a CDS encoding carboxypeptidase M32, with translation MTAYADLSAHFGRIAALSNAIGILQWDNDAIMPKGAAGTRAESMALLHVMSHDMVTDIRLGDWIAGAEADSALGDWERANVREIRRIWTVATALPSDLVEASSKAVSACEMRWRQARADADFAGLLPHLSEVLRLQREIGQAKGERLGLSPYDALLNDYEPGGRSARIDALFDDLAGFLPGLTEDALAAQARRPAPLEPDGPFAVESQKQLGLKMMAVLGYDFDRGRLDISTHPFCGGADNDVRITTRYDEADFARSMMGVLHETGHAIYEQGRPQAWLNQPVSRARGMSLHESQSLLVEMQACRSREFIGFAAPHMQAAFNGTGPAWEANNLWRRGTRVAPGFIRVDADEVTYPAHIILRYRLEKALIADQMTLAELPGLWNDGMKELLGIVPPNDRLGCLQDVHWPGGGWGYFPTYTLGAMTAAQLFDAACKAVPDILPAIGRGDFTPLVGWLGTHIHSQGSRYETDELLTRATGRPLDASVFKAHLRRRYASEA, from the coding sequence ATGACCGCCTATGCCGATCTTTCCGCCCATTTTGGCCGGATCGCCGCCCTGTCCAATGCCATCGGCATCCTGCAATGGGACAATGACGCGATCATGCCGAAGGGCGCCGCGGGCACGCGCGCCGAAAGCATGGCGCTGCTGCATGTCATGAGCCACGACATGGTCACCGACATCAGGCTGGGTGACTGGATCGCCGGCGCCGAGGCCGACAGCGCGCTTGGCGACTGGGAGCGCGCCAATGTCCGGGAGATCCGGCGCATCTGGACGGTTGCGACCGCCTTGCCATCCGATCTGGTCGAGGCGTCGAGCAAGGCCGTCTCCGCCTGCGAGATGCGCTGGCGGCAGGCGCGCGCCGATGCCGATTTTGCCGGGCTGCTGCCTCACCTCTCCGAGGTCCTGCGGCTGCAGCGCGAGATCGGCCAGGCCAAGGGCGAGCGGCTGGGACTCTCGCCCTACGACGCCCTGCTCAACGACTACGAGCCCGGCGGCCGGTCCGCTCGCATCGACGCCCTGTTCGATGATCTCGCAGGCTTCCTGCCAGGCCTGACCGAGGACGCCCTGGCAGCCCAGGCCCGGCGGCCGGCGCCACTGGAGCCCGACGGCCCCTTCGCGGTGGAGAGCCAGAAGCAGCTCGGCCTCAAGATGATGGCGGTTCTCGGCTATGATTTCGACCGCGGCCGCCTCGACATTTCCACCCATCCGTTCTGCGGCGGGGCGGACAATGACGTGCGCATCACCACCCGCTACGACGAGGCCGATTTCGCACGCTCCATGATGGGCGTGCTGCACGAGACCGGCCACGCCATCTATGAGCAGGGGCGCCCCCAGGCCTGGCTCAACCAGCCGGTCAGCCGCGCGCGCGGCATGTCGCTGCACGAGAGCCAGTCGCTGCTGGTCGAGATGCAGGCCTGCCGCTCACGCGAGTTCATCGGCTTCGCCGCGCCGCACATGCAGGCCGCGTTCAATGGCACCGGGCCGGCCTGGGAGGCGAACAATCTCTGGCGGCGCGGCACGCGCGTCGCGCCGGGCTTCATCCGCGTTGATGCCGACGAGGTCACCTATCCAGCCCACATCATCCTGCGCTACCGCCTGGAAAAGGCGCTGATCGCCGACCAGATGACGCTCGCCGAACTGCCCGGCCTCTGGAACGACGGCATGAAGGAACTGCTCGGCATCGTGCCGCCGAACGATCGGCTCGGCTGCCTGCAGGACGTTCACTGGCCGGGCGGCGGCTGGGGCTATTTCCCGACCTATACGCTCGGCGCAATGACGGCGGCGCAGCTGTTCGACGCCGCCTGCAAGGCGGTGCCCGACATCCTGCCGGCGATCGGGCGGGGCGACTTCACGCCGCTGGTCGGCTGGCTCGGCACCCACATCCATAGCCAGGGCTCGCGCTACGAGACCGACGAGTTGCTGACCCGCGCGACCGGCCGGCCGCTCGACGCCAGCGTGTTCAAGGCCCATCTCAGGCGCCGCTATGCGAGCGAAGCCTGA
- a CDS encoding DUF1488 family protein codes for MTLAFPNASRSYEAERRAIRFWGHESQFEFTFYVDADALHRLDPRGLDDEASLLRTFDANRPRIEKAAGVAHARGKQSFYRLTASEF; via the coding sequence ATGACACTCGCCTTCCCCAATGCCAGCCGAAGCTACGAGGCGGAGCGCCGCGCCATCCGCTTCTGGGGCCACGAATCCCAGTTCGAGTTCACGTTCTATGTGGATGCCGATGCCCTGCATCGGCTCGATCCGCGCGGACTTGATGATGAGGCCTCACTCCTGCGCACCTTCGATGCCAATCGGCCACGCATCGAGAAGGCGGCAGGCGTTGCTCATGCACGCGGCAAGCAGAGCTTCTACCGCCTGACCGCATCCGAATTCTGA
- a CDS encoding transcriptional regulator has translation MVYRGLSLEEIKQKASSSFDTIEQRKKDNAKSFAAQQTARNAVNTNMMRLRALREAKEAADAEIAAEQKALAAAAKPKPKPRAAAKTAKAPKIAAE, from the coding sequence ATGGTTTATCGCGGCCTCTCCCTTGAGGAGATCAAGCAGAAGGCGAGCTCGAGCTTCGACACGATCGAGCAGCGCAAGAAGGACAATGCCAAGTCATTCGCGGCTCAGCAGACCGCCCGCAATGCGGTCAACACCAACATGATGCGCCTGCGCGCGCTGCGTGAGGCCAAGGAAGCCGCCGATGCGGAAATCGCCGCCGAGCAGAAGGCTCTCGCGGCAGCCGCCAAGCCGAAGCCCAAGCCGCGCGCCGCCGCGAAGACCGCCAAGGCCCCGAAGATCGCCGCCGAATAA
- a CDS encoding L-idonate 5-dehydrogenase, producing MKAIVIHAAHDLRIEEHEAETAGPGQVEIAIGAGGICGSDLHYYHHGGFGTVRVREPMILGHEVAGTIVALGSSVSGLAIGDRVAVSPSRPCNACTYCLKGQQNHCLNMRFYGSAMPMPHIQGAFRQRLVAEAWQCHKVGDGVSVNEAAFAEPFAVVLHGLSHAGSLLGKRVLVTGCGPIGALTIMAARLHGAREIVATDVASAVLARALTIGADRAINVAENPEEIAAYSANKGSFDVQFECSGNEAALRTGIDVLKPRGTLVQLGINGDIKIPLNLIVAKEIRMKGSFRFHEEFALAVDLISQRRIDMTPLLTGIYPLEDAVKAFEIAGDRSQSMKVQLSF from the coding sequence ATGAAGGCCATCGTCATTCACGCCGCCCACGATCTGCGCATCGAGGAGCACGAGGCGGAGACCGCAGGACCGGGCCAGGTGGAGATCGCCATTGGCGCCGGCGGCATCTGCGGCTCCGACCTGCACTATTACCACCATGGCGGGTTCGGCACGGTGCGGGTGCGCGAGCCGATGATCCTCGGCCATGAGGTCGCCGGCACGATCGTCGCGCTGGGGTCGTCGGTCTCGGGGCTCGCCATCGGCGACCGCGTGGCGGTGTCGCCGAGCCGGCCCTGCAATGCCTGCACCTATTGTCTGAAGGGCCAGCAGAACCATTGCCTGAACATGCGCTTCTACGGCAGCGCCATGCCCATGCCTCACATCCAGGGCGCGTTCCGCCAGAGGCTCGTCGCCGAGGCCTGGCAGTGCCACAAGGTCGGCGATGGGGTCTCGGTCAACGAAGCCGCCTTTGCCGAACCCTTCGCCGTTGTGCTGCACGGGCTGAGCCATGCCGGCTCGCTGCTCGGCAAGCGCGTGCTGGTCACCGGCTGCGGGCCGATCGGTGCGCTGACCATCATGGCGGCGAGGCTCCATGGCGCCCGCGAGATCGTCGCCACCGATGTCGCCTCGGCGGTGCTCGCCCGCGCGCTGACCATCGGCGCCGACCGCGCGATCAATGTCGCCGAGAACCCTGAGGAGATCGCCGCCTATTCGGCCAACAAGGGCTCGTTCGACGTGCAGTTCGAATGCTCCGGCAACGAGGCCGCTCTGCGCACCGGCATCGACGTGCTGAAGCCCCGCGGCACGCTCGTCCAGCTCGGCATCAACGGGGACATCAAGATCCCGCTCAACCTGATCGTGGCCAAGGAGATCAGGATGAAGGGCTCCTTCCGGTTCCACGAAGAGTTCGCGCTCGCCGTCGATCTGATCAGCCAGCGCCGCATCGACATGACGCCGCTGCTGACAGGCATCTATCCCCTCGAGGATGCCGTGAAGGCCTTCGAGATCGCGGGTGATCGCAGCCAGTCGATGAAGGTGCAACTGAGCTTCTGA
- a CDS encoding SDR family oxidoreductase, whose protein sequence is MAFELFDLTGARALVTGSSQGIGYALAEGLAAHGASVVLNGRDQAKLEAAAARLKAAGHTVSVAGFDVTDAKAAQAGVAEIEASVGAIDILVNNAGMQFRSPLEDFPADKWELLLATNISSTFYVGQAVARHMIPRGRGKIINIASVQSELARPGIAPYTATKGAVKNLTRGMCADWAKYGLQINAIAPGYFKTPLNQALVDNPEFSSWLEKRTPAGRWGNVEELVGAAIFLSGRASSFVNGHTLYVDGGITTCL, encoded by the coding sequence ATGGCCTTCGAACTGTTTGATCTCACTGGCGCGCGGGCGCTGGTCACCGGCTCATCGCAGGGTATCGGCTACGCGCTGGCAGAGGGGCTCGCTGCCCATGGGGCCTCGGTCGTGCTGAACGGCCGCGACCAGGCCAAGCTGGAGGCTGCCGCTGCCCGGCTGAAGGCTGCGGGCCACACCGTGTCAGTCGCGGGTTTCGACGTCACCGATGCCAAGGCGGCCCAGGCGGGCGTGGCTGAGATCGAGGCCTCCGTCGGCGCGATCGACATTCTCGTCAACAATGCCGGCATGCAGTTCCGCTCGCCGCTGGAAGACTTTCCCGCCGACAAGTGGGAGCTGCTGCTCGCCACCAACATTTCCAGCACCTTCTATGTCGGGCAGGCGGTCGCCCGGCACATGATCCCCCGCGGTCGCGGCAAGATCATCAACATCGCCTCGGTGCAGAGCGAACTCGCCCGTCCCGGCATCGCGCCCTACACGGCGACCAAGGGCGCGGTGAAGAATCTCACCCGCGGCATGTGCGCCGACTGGGCCAAATACGGCCTGCAGATCAACGCCATCGCGCCGGGCTATTTCAAGACACCGCTCAACCAGGCGCTCGTCGACAATCCCGAATTCTCGTCCTGGCTCGAGAAGCGCACGCCGGCCGGGCGCTGGGGCAATGTCGAGGAACTGGTCGGCGCCGCTATCTTCCTGTCGGGCCGGGCCTCGTCCTTCGTCAACGGCCATACGCTCTATGTCGATGGCGGCATCACCACCTGCCTCTGA
- a CDS encoding ABC transporter substrate-binding protein, which yields MVAWTRRGFIAASTAGAGLLAAPQVRAQTDFMEPVRIRMGFAPYISAGPYYIAQAKGYFKKLNIEIEPSSHVDGSLSMPALAAGELDITGATLSAGLFNLMSKGTGLRLFFERGREAPGWGSNSIMVSNAMWEKGFRSVDGYKLAKGAKIGISSRGSVAHYLHGVGLERAGLKFDDADWNWGMSPQVSLPLMQQNRIDILNMPLPGAYAAQSRGIGKIATWSDEIAPNFVLACSVASEKFLREKHSAAVRFSMAIMQGNVEFMDAARNGTPEILKIMAEGTGLTPEVIDSTRQRWTFMSPDGLPNMPSILGQQRYWHEKTDLLARMVPENQIFDDRAVREARKRMDDKNPFI from the coding sequence ATGGTGGCATGGACAAGACGCGGATTCATCGCGGCATCCACGGCTGGTGCCGGCCTCCTGGCCGCGCCGCAGGTGCGGGCTCAGACCGATTTCATGGAGCCGGTGCGCATCCGCATGGGCTTCGCGCCCTATATCTCGGCGGGGCCCTATTACATCGCCCAGGCCAAGGGCTATTTCAAAAAGCTGAACATCGAGATCGAGCCGTCGAGCCACGTCGATGGCTCCCTGTCCATGCCGGCTCTGGCCGCGGGCGAACTCGACATCACGGGTGCAACCCTGAGTGCCGGACTGTTCAACCTGATGTCGAAGGGAACGGGCCTGCGCCTGTTCTTCGAGCGGGGCCGCGAGGCGCCGGGCTGGGGCTCCAACTCCATCATGGTATCGAATGCCATGTGGGAGAAGGGCTTCCGCTCGGTGGATGGCTACAAGCTCGCCAAGGGCGCTAAGATCGGCATTTCCTCGCGCGGCAGCGTCGCCCACTACCTGCACGGCGTCGGCCTCGAGCGGGCCGGACTGAAGTTCGACGATGCCGACTGGAACTGGGGCATGTCACCCCAGGTCAGCCTGCCGCTGATGCAGCAGAACCGCATCGACATTCTCAACATGCCGTTGCCCGGCGCCTATGCCGCGCAGAGCCGCGGGATCGGCAAGATCGCCACCTGGAGCGACGAGATCGCCCCCAACTTCGTGCTGGCCTGCTCCGTCGCCAGCGAGAAGTTCCTGCGCGAGAAGCATTCGGCCGCCGTGCGCTTCTCCATGGCGATCATGCAGGGCAATGTCGAGTTCATGGATGCCGCGCGCAACGGCACACCGGAGATCCTCAAGATCATGGCCGAAGGCACCGGCCTGACGCCCGAGGTGATCGATTCCACCCGCCAGCGCTGGACCTTCATGTCGCCCGACGGCCTGCCGAACATGCCCTCGATCCTCGGGCAGCAGCGCTACTGGCACGAGAAGACCGACCTTTTGGCCCGCATGGTGCCGGAGAACCAGATCTTCGACGATCGCGCCGTGCGCGAGGCACGCAAGCGGATGGACGACAAGAACCCCTTCATCTGA
- a CDS encoding ABC transporter ATP-binding protein produces the protein MSFEAISIEGLSHRFLSRSRPPTTALTDVTCRFPAGKVTAIVGPSGCGKSTLLLIMRGLVKASQGEVKFLYGDGKGGLAPGAPPRMATVWQSFNLLPWRTVADNVAFGLELAGMGAEERRAKAMDAIKAVELAGFENHYPGQLSGGMRQRVGLARGLVMAPDILFLDEPFGALDAQTRLYLQEQLSTLVEASAKTVILITHSIEEAIFLGDHVVVMTARPGRVAATLDVDLARPRGIDVQNDKRFGELFSEIYGLLRDEVRKSMLN, from the coding sequence ATGTCCTTTGAAGCCATATCGATCGAGGGCCTGTCGCACCGCTTCCTGTCGCGGTCGCGGCCCCCGACCACGGCCCTCACCGACGTGACCTGCCGGTTTCCCGCCGGCAAGGTCACCGCGATCGTCGGGCCGTCCGGCTGTGGGAAATCGACCCTGCTGCTCATCATGCGCGGGCTGGTCAAGGCGAGCCAGGGCGAGGTGAAGTTCCTCTATGGCGACGGCAAGGGCGGCCTTGCGCCCGGTGCTCCGCCGCGCATGGCGACCGTCTGGCAGTCGTTCAATCTGCTGCCCTGGCGGACTGTCGCCGACAATGTCGCCTTCGGTCTGGAGCTTGCCGGCATGGGCGCCGAGGAGCGCCGGGCCAAGGCGATGGACGCCATCAAGGCGGTCGAGCTTGCGGGCTTCGAGAACCATTATCCGGGCCAGCTCTCCGGCGGCATGCGCCAGCGCGTTGGCCTTGCCCGCGGCCTGGTGATGGCGCCCGACATCCTGTTCCTCGACGAGCCTTTCGGGGCGCTTGATGCCCAGACGCGTCTCTATCTGCAGGAACAGCTGTCGACGCTGGTCGAGGCGAGCGCCAAGACCGTCATCCTGATCACCCATTCCATCGAGGAAGCGATCTTCCTCGGCGACCATGTGGTGGTGATGACCGCGCGTCCCGGCCGCGTCGCGGCAACCCTTGACGTGGACCTGGCCCGCCCGCGCGGCATCGACGTGCAGAACGACAAGCGCTTCGGCGAGCTGTTCTCCGAGATCTACGGCCTGCTGCGCGACGAAGTGCGCAAGTCCATGCTGAACTGA
- a CDS encoding ABC transporter permease, translating to MTDVKATTDLSSLAQPVADERLRDDTWWYGPVAMVLFLLFWEVSVQFGNIPEIFLPRPSLVVVTLYDLFARKGLAYDLVLTLYRIFGGFLLAAVAGIALGLLMGMSKRIYAVADIFVAAIYPVPKIALVPLLVIWLGTGNAFQIALSALGCIFPILVNTIIGVRQCDEGLILAARDLGASPVQIQRKVVLPAAIPAIFGGLRLALGISIILVVAAEMQTARYGLGAKLQAAGQVLETGQVFAILLLLSILGIMLSKGQDRLGNLVNRWRAN from the coding sequence ATGACCGACGTCAAGGCAACCACGGATCTCAGCAGCCTGGCCCAGCCGGTCGCCGACGAACGGCTGCGCGACGACACCTGGTGGTATGGCCCTGTCGCGATGGTGCTGTTCCTGCTGTTCTGGGAGGTCTCCGTCCAGTTCGGCAATATCCCGGAAATCTTCCTGCCGCGCCCGTCCCTCGTGGTGGTGACGCTCTACGACCTCTTTGCCCGCAAGGGCCTCGCCTATGATCTCGTCCTGACGCTCTACCGCATCTTCGGCGGCTTCCTGCTGGCCGCCGTCGCCGGGATTGCGCTGGGACTGCTGATGGGCATGTCGAAGCGCATCTACGCTGTCGCCGATATCTTCGTTGCCGCGATCTATCCGGTGCCGAAGATCGCGCTGGTGCCGCTGCTGGTCATCTGGCTCGGCACCGGCAATGCCTTCCAGATCGCGCTCTCCGCGCTCGGCTGCATCTTCCCCATCCTGGTCAATACGATCATCGGCGTTCGCCAATGCGACGAGGGGCTGATCCTGGCCGCCCGCGATCTCGGCGCATCGCCGGTGCAGATCCAGCGCAAGGTGGTGCTGCCGGCCGCCATTCCCGCCATCTTCGGCGGCTTGAGACTTGCGCTCGGCATCTCGATCATCCTGGTCGTTGCCGCCGAGATGCAGACCGCCCGCTACGGCCTTGGCGCCAAGTTGCAGGCGGCCGGCCAGGTTCTGGAGACAGGGCAAGTCTTCGCCATCCTGCTGCTCCTGTCGATCCTCGGCATCATGCTGAGCAAGGGTCAGGACCGGCTCGGCAACCTGGTCAATCGCTGGCGCGCCAACTGA
- a CDS encoding amidohydrolase family protein encodes MTRTLIECGWLVSMDETVGDHRDARILIEGNRIVAAGKGIEADADTVIDARDKIVMPGLIDAHIHTWQAGLRAIGSEWLGPDYHKNIHANLATHYGPGDNYVGNLIGALGQIDGGVTTILDWCHNLTSLEHAERSVDGLEESGIRAVFAHGTAKPPTKPGELPYTHVPHPRDRIEALRKGRFASDDRLVTLAMAILGPHWGTYEVAEQDLRMAREFGLLSTSHATRKIADQVAPGGYGKLVKAGLIGPDHNLVHGNYIEDEELKPLIEAGASVTATVLVELHGHVAEPVTLRVRKFGGMPSIGIDVEPIVTGEMFREMQAALLHARWASLRDNQAAGNPPFKTIPIRSREALTWATIGNARAIGLEDQIGSITPGKKADIVMLRANDLNLFPVHDPLLSITDQANAGNVDTVIIDGVIKKQGGKRLFRDDVLERRKLELVASIERIMRAGSFSVTAA; translated from the coding sequence ATGACACGGACGCTGATCGAATGCGGCTGGCTGGTCTCGATGGACGAGACAGTCGGCGATCACCGGGATGCCCGCATCCTGATCGAGGGCAACCGCATCGTCGCGGCGGGCAAGGGCATCGAGGCCGACGCCGACACGGTGATCGATGCCCGCGACAAGATCGTCATGCCCGGCCTGATCGATGCCCATATCCACACCTGGCAGGCGGGGCTGCGCGCCATCGGCTCGGAATGGCTCGGGCCGGACTACCACAAGAACATCCACGCCAATCTCGCGACCCATTACGGCCCCGGGGACAATTATGTCGGCAACCTGATCGGCGCGCTTGGCCAGATCGATGGCGGCGTCACCACCATTCTCGACTGGTGCCACAACCTGACCTCGCTCGAACATGCCGAGCGCTCGGTCGATGGTCTCGAGGAATCGGGTATTCGCGCCGTCTTCGCCCATGGCACGGCCAAACCGCCGACCAAGCCGGGCGAACTGCCCTACACCCACGTGCCCCATCCGCGCGACCGGATCGAGGCGCTGCGCAAGGGGCGCTTTGCCTCCGACGACCGGCTGGTGACGCTCGCCATGGCGATCCTCGGGCCCCACTGGGGCACCTATGAGGTCGCCGAGCAAGATCTGCGCATGGCGCGCGAGTTCGGCCTGCTCTCCACCTCCCACGCCACCCGCAAGATTGCCGACCAGGTGGCGCCCGGCGGCTATGGCAAGCTGGTGAAGGCGGGCCTGATCGGCCCCGACCACAATCTCGTCCATGGCAATTACATCGAGGACGAGGAGCTCAAACCTCTGATCGAGGCCGGCGCCTCGGTCACCGCCACCGTGCTGGTCGAACTGCACGGCCACGTGGCCGAGCCGGTGACGCTGCGCGTGCGCAAGTTCGGCGGCATGCCGTCGATCGGCATCGACGTCGAGCCGATCGTCACCGGCGAGATGTTCCGCGAGATGCAAGCAGCCCTCCTCCATGCCCGCTGGGCCTCGCTCCGCGACAACCAGGCGGCCGGCAATCCGCCGTTCAAGACCATCCCGATCAGATCGCGTGAGGCGCTGACCTGGGCGACCATCGGCAATGCCCGCGCCATCGGGCTGGAGGATCAGATCGGTTCGATCACGCCGGGCAAGAAGGCGGATATCGTCATGCTCCGGGCGAACGACCTCAACCTGTTCCCCGTCCACGATCCGCTTCTGTCGATCACCGACCAGGCCAATGCCGGCAATGTCGACACCGTCATCATCGATGGCGTGATCAAGAAGCAGGGCGGCAAGCGCCTGTTCCGCGACGATGTGCTGGAACGCCGCAAGCTGGAGCTTGTCGCCTCGATCGAGCGCATCATGCGCGCCGGTTCGTTCTCCGTGACGGCGGCCTGA
- a CDS encoding amidohydrolase family protein yields the protein MTKTLITCGWIVSMDPAIGDLKGGQILVEDDRIAAVGRDLVVDADEVIDAPSMIAMPGLVNAHMHTWQTGLRAIGCEWAHGEYFKYLHGGMATQYGPEDNYLGNLIGALNQIDGGCTTLNDYCHNITSTEQAERSIDALKDSGIRAVFTMGAGKLPPAREAIEPFEKRINPRTRVDHIRRRLASNDALITMALGVAGPHWAEMEPTRVNLRLAREMGLRSSSHATKRPELAVDPRGYYPLLDEGLVGEDHSVVHGNYLSDDELKRLVDAGVTICATVQTELRGYAGDPLVGRVRALGGLPALGIDVEPRVSGEMFREMQIALLYALSVCQRENVRDGKPPFSAVPIRSREALAWATMGGAKALGLDHMIGTLTPGKKADIVLLDGDDLNLFPVHDPILSIVEQANQGNVHTVMIDGVIAKRDRKLVFPETVRRQRMAELATSVDRIMAEAAYVPFGR from the coding sequence ATGACGAAGACGCTCATCACCTGCGGCTGGATCGTCTCGATGGATCCGGCCATCGGCGACCTCAAGGGCGGGCAGATCCTCGTTGAGGACGACCGGATCGCTGCCGTCGGCCGGGATCTCGTAGTCGACGCCGATGAGGTCATCGACGCGCCGTCGATGATCGCCATGCCGGGCCTCGTCAACGCCCATATGCACACCTGGCAGACGGGGCTCCGGGCCATCGGCTGCGAATGGGCCCATGGCGAATATTTCAAATATCTCCATGGCGGCATGGCGACCCAGTATGGCCCCGAGGACAATTATCTCGGCAACCTGATCGGCGCGCTGAACCAGATCGATGGCGGCTGCACCACGCTCAACGACTATTGCCACAACATCACCTCGACCGAGCAGGCCGAGCGCTCGATCGACGCCCTGAAGGATTCCGGCATCCGGGCGGTCTTCACCATGGGCGCCGGCAAGCTGCCGCCGGCGCGCGAGGCTATCGAACCCTTCGAGAAGCGGATCAATCCGCGCACCCGCGTCGATCACATCCGCCGCAGGCTGGCCTCAAACGACGCGCTGATCACCATGGCGCTGGGCGTCGCCGGACCCCACTGGGCCGAGATGGAGCCGACGCGGGTCAATCTCAGGCTCGCCCGCGAGATGGGGCTCCGCTCCTCCTCGCACGCCACCAAACGACCTGAACTCGCGGTCGATCCGCGCGGCTATTATCCGCTGCTGGACGAAGGCCTGGTCGGCGAGGATCACAGCGTCGTCCATGGCAATTACCTCTCCGACGACGAGCTGAAGCGGCTGGTCGATGCCGGCGTCACCATCTGTGCCACCGTCCAGACCGAACTGCGCGGCTATGCCGGCGATCCCCTCGTCGGGCGCGTGCGAGCCCTCGGCGGGTTGCCGGCACTCGGCATCGATGTCGAGCCCCGCGTCTCCGGCGAGATGTTCCGCGAGATGCAGATCGCGCTGCTCTATGCACTTTCCGTCTGCCAGCGCGAGAATGTCCGCGACGGCAAGCCGCCCTTCTCGGCTGTGCCGATCCGCTCGCGGGAAGCGCTCGCCTGGGCGACCATGGGCGGGGCGAAGGCGCTGGGGCTCGACCACATGATCGGCACGCTGACGCCCGGCAAGAAGGCCGATATCGTCCTGCTCGACGGCGACGACCTCAATCTCTTCCCGGTCCACGACCCCATCCTGTCGATTGTCGAACAGGCCAATCAGGGCAATGTCCACACGGTGATGATCGACGGCGTGATCGCCAAGCGTGATCGCAAGCTGGTGTTCCCCGAGACGGTCCGCCGGCAGCGGATGGCCGAGCTCGCGACCTCGGTCGATCGCATCATGGCGGAAGCCGCCTACGTGCCCTTCGGCCGGTGA
- a CDS encoding amidohydrolase family protein — protein sequence MASPKRTLIRCGHLVTMDGAIGTRRNWELLYVGDRIEAIAERVDQPWDDVIDASGMIVMPGLVNMHLHTFQAGFRAIGSEWLAPDYFRNFYGNAATRFGPEDNYLGTLFGALNQLNNGVTTLADYCHNVRTLEQAERSVDALVDAGIRAVFIHGDGLREPALPGALPARRLHPRERVEALQRSRFATPGRVTLALGIAGPHWADWEASLANVRLARDLGLIASSHVTRPHAAAIVPDGYDRLAAMGLLGPDHNLVHCNHLTADELGRLLDAGCTVTATTTNEFHDYPSDSALRKVMDRGHRPSLGVDVEAMVSGDLWREMQTALLFARNEGLRHGRPDAMIPVKTALGWVTAAGAQALMMEGAIGVLKPGAKADIVLLRAGDLNLFPVHDPVFSIVEQAHAGNVDTVIVDGVTRKRDGRLLVEAGWLSRLGERLRQSVARLAHESGLALPGPAQP from the coding sequence ATGGCGAGCCCGAAGCGCACGCTCATCCGCTGCGGCCATCTCGTCACAATGGACGGGGCCATTGGCACGCGCCGCAACTGGGAATTGCTCTATGTCGGTGACCGGATCGAGGCGATTGCCGAGAGGGTCGACCAGCCTTGGGATGACGTGATCGACGCCTCCGGCATGATCGTCATGCCGGGCCTCGTCAACATGCACCTCCACACGTTTCAGGCGGGCTTTCGCGCCATCGGCTCGGAATGGCTGGCGCCGGACTATTTCCGCAATTTCTACGGCAATGCCGCCACCCGCTTCGGGCCGGAGGACAATTACCTCGGCACGCTGTTCGGCGCGCTCAACCAGCTGAACAACGGCGTGACCACGCTTGCCGACTATTGCCACAATGTCCGCACGCTCGAGCAGGCCGAGCGGTCGGTCGATGCTCTGGTCGATGCCGGCATTCGCGCGGTCTTCATCCATGGCGACGGATTGCGTGAGCCCGCGCTTCCCGGCGCCCTGCCGGCCCGCCGGCTGCATCCGCGCGAGCGGGTGGAGGCGCTGCAACGGAGCCGCTTTGCGACACCGGGCCGCGTGACCCTCGCGTTGGGCATTGCCGGCCCGCACTGGGCCGACTGGGAGGCGAGCCTCGCCAATGTCAGGCTTGCGCGCGACCTCGGCCTCATCGCGTCGTCCCACGTCACGCGCCCGCATGCGGCGGCCATCGTGCCCGATGGCTATGACCGCCTCGCCGCGATGGGTCTGCTCGGACCGGACCACAATCTCGTCCACTGCAACCATCTGACCGCCGATGAACTCGGCCGCCTGCTCGATGCCGGCTGCACGGTGACGGCCACCACGACCAACGAATTCCACGATTACCCCAGCGACTCGGCGCTCAGGAAGGTGATGGATCGCGGCCACAGGCCCTCGCTCGGTGTCGACGTCGAGGCGATGGTCTCCGGCGATCTCTGGCGGGAGATGCAGACGGCCCTGCTGTTCGCCCGCAACGAGGGTCTGCGCCACGGCCGCCCGGATGCGATGATCCCTGTCAAGACCGCGCTCGGCTGGGTGACCGCGGCTGGCGCGCAGGCGCTGATGATGGAGGGGGCCATCGGCGTCCTGAAGCCCGGCGCCAAGGCCGACATCGTCCTGCTGCGGGCAGGTGACCTCAACCTGTTCCCGGTCCACGACCCTGTCTTCTCGATCGTCGAGCAGGCCCATGCCGGCAATGTCGACACCGTCATCGTCGATGGCGTAACGCGCAAGCGCGACGGCCGCCTGTTGGTGGAGGCCGGCTGGCTGTCGCGCCTTGGAGAGCGCCTGCGGCAATCGGTGGCGAGGCTCGCCCATGAGTCAGGGCTGGCGCTGCCGGGGCCGGCTCAGCCCTAA